From a single Nostoc sp. MS1 genomic region:
- the ispF gene encoding 2-C-methyl-D-erythritol 2,4-cyclodiphosphate synthase, translated as MTMNIRIGNGYDIHKLVSDRALILGGVNIPHELGLLGHSDADVLTHAIMDAMLGALSLGDIGHYFPPTDPKWAGADSLVLLSQVNELILTQGWRIGNIDSVVVAERPKLKPHIKTMRDKLAHVLQVEPNQIGIKATTNEKLGPVGREEGICAYAVVLLVTAD; from the coding sequence ATGACTATGAACATCAGAATTGGTAACGGCTACGATATTCACAAATTGGTGAGCGATCGCGCTTTGATTTTAGGCGGTGTTAACATTCCCCATGAACTCGGTTTATTGGGGCATAGTGATGCTGATGTACTCACCCACGCCATTATGGATGCCATGTTAGGTGCTTTGTCTTTGGGGGATATTGGTCATTATTTCCCCCCTACAGATCCTAAATGGGCTGGGGCAGATAGTTTAGTTTTGTTAAGCCAAGTCAACGAATTAATTCTTACGCAAGGTTGGCGCATAGGTAATATTGACTCGGTGGTAGTTGCAGAACGTCCCAAATTGAAACCACACATTAAAACTATGCGTGACAAACTAGCCCATGTTTTGCAAGTAGAACCTAATCAAATTGGAATTAAAGCTACTACTAATGAGAAATTAGGCCCAGTAGGACGAGAAGAAGGCATCTGTGCTTATGCTGTAGTCTTGCTAGTAACTGCTGATTAG
- the trmD gene encoding tRNA (guanosine(37)-N1)-methyltransferase TrmD: protein MRFDIVTLFPDCFTSVLSSGLLGKALAKQIAQVNLVNPRDFTTDKHRKVDDEPYGGGVGMLMKPEPIFSAVESLPILERREVILMSPQGETINQPLLRELASNYDQLVVICGHYEGVDERVLHLVTREVSLGDFILTGGEIPAMALINGVVRLLPGTVAKTESLTAESFEEGLLDYPQYTRPADFRGWKVPDVLLSGNHAAIAKWRYEQQIKRTSDRRPDLLEKWQRQKKEGEQGEQGE, encoded by the coding sequence GTGCGCTTTGATATAGTTACACTTTTTCCTGACTGTTTTACCTCTGTTCTCAGTTCCGGTTTACTGGGTAAAGCTCTTGCTAAACAAATTGCCCAAGTAAATTTAGTAAATCCTAGAGATTTCACCACAGATAAACATCGCAAGGTAGATGATGAGCCTTACGGTGGTGGTGTGGGGATGCTGATGAAGCCAGAGCCGATTTTTAGTGCTGTAGAGTCTTTGCCGATTCTAGAGCGCCGAGAAGTGATTTTGATGAGTCCCCAAGGGGAAACAATTAATCAGCCCCTCTTGCGAGAATTGGCTAGTAATTATGACCAATTAGTAGTAATTTGTGGGCATTACGAAGGAGTAGACGAGCGGGTACTGCATTTAGTCACCCGTGAGGTGTCTTTAGGCGATTTCATCCTCACAGGTGGAGAAATCCCCGCAATGGCACTAATTAACGGTGTAGTGCGGCTGCTTCCGGGAACTGTCGCCAAAACTGAATCCCTCACCGCCGAAAGTTTCGAGGAAGGTTTATTGGACTATCCCCAATACACCCGTCCCGCCGACTTTCGCGGCTGGAAAGTCCCTGATGTCTTGTTATCTGGAAACCACGCTGCGATCGCCAAATGGCGTTATGAGCAGCAAATCAAGAGAACAAGCGATCGCCGCCCTGATTTGCTAGAAAAATGGCAACGACAGAAGAAAGAAGGGGAGCAGGGGGAGCAGGGGGAGTAG
- a CDS encoding ABC transporter substrate-binding protein, whose protein sequence is MHSTNHIFSVVKRFWILIIMAAFTAVTLAACNPSNYKSSAAQIPQLVTSILSDPKTFNYPLSSESPNVFGLIYEGLITENFDTGAVEPALAESWTISDDKLKIVFTLRDGLKWSDGQPLTVDDVVFTYNEIYLNEAIPTDIRDIMRIGESRKLPTIRKVDNRRVEFSVPEPFAPFLRSVTSNAILPAHVLRESIKTKDSEGKPKFLQMWGVDTPPDQIVCNGMYKLERYDTSERVVFRRNPYYWRKGSKGEAQPYIERLVWQIVESTDTSLLQFRSGGLDSISVSPDYFSLLKVQEKQGNFKIYNGGPATGTTFILFNLNKGKRNGKPLIDPIKSRWFNTVEFRQAVAYAIDRQTMINNIYRGLGQTQDSPISVQSPYYLSPKEGLKVYDYNIEKAKQLLLKAGFKYNAQNQLLDSEGNRVRFSLLTNAGNKIREAIGSQIKQDLSKIGMQVDFTPLAWNTYLDKLSNTLDWDASMLGLTGGLEPNDGANVWNPEGGLHMFNQKPQAGQKPIEGWEVAPWEAKIGQLYIQAARELDEAKRKAIYAETQKVTQENLPFIYLVNQYALSAVRDRFENIRFSALGGAFWNLYEIKIVK, encoded by the coding sequence ATGCACTCAACTAATCATATATTTTCTGTAGTTAAACGTTTTTGGATACTTATAATCATGGCTGCATTCACAGCCGTTACATTAGCAGCTTGTAATCCATCCAATTATAAAAGCTCGGCGGCTCAAATCCCGCAATTAGTAACTAGTATCCTTAGCGATCCTAAAACATTTAACTACCCTCTAAGTTCAGAATCGCCTAACGTTTTTGGCTTGATTTATGAAGGTTTAATTACGGAAAACTTTGATACTGGTGCAGTTGAGCCAGCCTTAGCCGAATCTTGGACAATTTCTGATGATAAATTAAAGATTGTTTTTACTCTCCGCGACGGTTTAAAGTGGTCTGATGGACAACCATTAACAGTAGATGATGTAGTCTTTACTTACAACGAAATTTACTTAAATGAAGCAATCCCTACTGATATTAGAGATATTATGCGGATTGGTGAAAGTCGCAAATTACCAACTATCAGAAAAGTTGATAATCGTCGGGTTGAGTTCTCTGTACCAGAACCGTTTGCACCTTTTTTACGTAGTGTTACAAGCAACGCTATTTTACCAGCCCATGTACTCAGAGAATCGATAAAAACTAAAGATTCTGAAGGCAAGCCTAAGTTTTTGCAAATGTGGGGAGTAGATACACCACCAGACCAAATTGTTTGTAATGGCATGTACAAACTAGAGCGTTATGACACTAGTGAACGTGTAGTATTCCGCCGTAACCCATACTATTGGCGCAAAGGATCAAAAGGTGAAGCTCAACCTTATATTGAGCGATTAGTATGGCAAATTGTTGAATCTACAGATACTTCTTTACTACAATTCCGTTCTGGTGGACTGGATAGTATTAGTGTTTCCCCAGATTACTTTTCTCTGTTAAAAGTGCAAGAAAAGCAAGGTAATTTTAAAATATACAATGGTGGACCAGCTACTGGGACAACATTTATCTTATTTAATCTGAATAAGGGTAAGAGAAATGGTAAACCACTCATTGATCCGATAAAATCACGCTGGTTTAATACAGTAGAATTTCGGCAAGCGGTAGCTTATGCCATTGACCGTCAAACAATGATTAATAATATTTATCGAGGTTTGGGTCAAACTCAAGATTCACCAATTTCTGTTCAAAGTCCATATTATCTTTCCCCCAAAGAAGGGTTAAAAGTTTACGATTACAACATAGAAAAAGCCAAGCAATTACTATTAAAGGCTGGGTTTAAATATAATGCTCAAAATCAGTTGCTAGACTCTGAAGGTAATCGAGTCCGCTTTTCATTGTTGACGAATGCGGGAAATAAAATTCGTGAGGCAATTGGTTCGCAAATTAAACAAGACTTAAGCAAAATCGGAATGCAGGTCGATTTTACTCCCTTGGCTTGGAATACTTATTTAGATAAGCTTTCCAACACTTTAGATTGGGACGCTTCTATGTTGGGTTTGACTGGTGGTTTAGAACCAAACGACGGTGCTAACGTCTGGAACCCTGAAGGCGGGTTACATATGTTTAATCAAAAACCCCAAGCAGGACAAAAGCCGATTGAAGGTTGGGAAGTAGCGCCTTGGGAAGCAAAAATTGGTCAACTATACATCCAAGCTGCTAGAGAATTGGATGAAGCCAAGCGCAAGGCAATTTATGCCGAAACGCAAAAAGTTACCCAAGAAAACTTACCATTTATTTACTTGGTAAATCAGTATGCGCTATCCGCAGTACGCGATCGCTTTGAGAACATCCGCTTCTCTGCATTAGGCGGCGCATTCTGGAACTTGTATGAAATAAAAATTGTTAAATAG
- a CDS encoding cyanophycinase gives MPQLQAKSLEMRTPQATKTAVLVIGGAEDKVHGREILRTFFGRSGANKAYITIIPSASREPAIIGGRYIRIFEEMGAEKVEILDIREREQCESPQVRASLEACSGVFLTGGDQLRLCGVLSDTPVMDIIRQRVRGGQLTLAGTSAGAAVMGHHMIAGGGSGETPNRSLVDMATGLGLIPEVIVDQHFHNRNRMGRLISAIAAHPDRLGIGIDEDTCAVFERDGWLQVLGKGSVTIVDPTELTHTNEPHVGATEPLTVHNLRLHILSYGDRFHLYQRTVLPAVHRISS, from the coding sequence ATGCCGCAACTACAAGCTAAATCGCTGGAAATGAGGACACCCCAAGCAACTAAAACCGCCGTTCTGGTAATCGGAGGCGCAGAAGACAAAGTTCACGGACGCGAAATCCTCAGAACTTTTTTTGGCAGGTCTGGTGCAAACAAAGCCTATATTACAATTATTCCATCTGCCTCCCGCGAACCTGCGATCATCGGTGGTCGTTACATTCGCATTTTTGAAGAAATGGGTGCTGAAAAGGTCGAGATTTTAGACATCCGTGAACGGGAGCAGTGCGAATCCCCCCAAGTGAGAGCATCCCTAGAAGCCTGTAGTGGTGTATTTCTCACAGGAGGCGACCAACTGCGCCTGTGTGGTGTATTATCTGATACACCTGTGATGGATATTATCCGGCAGCGAGTCAGAGGTGGACAACTAACTCTGGCAGGCACAAGTGCTGGTGCGGCGGTGATGGGGCATCATATGATTGCTGGTGGCGGTAGTGGCGAAACGCCCAATCGTTCCCTAGTGGATATGGCAACAGGCTTAGGGCTAATCCCTGAAGTGATAGTTGACCAACACTTCCACAATCGCAATCGCATGGGTCGTCTGATTAGTGCGATCGCCGCTCACCCTGATCGCTTAGGTATCGGCATTGATGAAGATACTTGTGCTGTATTTGAGCGCGATGGCTGGCTCCAAGTGTTAGGTAAAGGCAGTGTCACCATTGTCGATCCTACCGAACTCACCCACACCAACGAACCTCACGTTGGCGCGACCGAACCTTTAACCGTGCATAACTTACGCCTGCATATCCTCAGCTATGGCGATCGCTTCCACCTGTACCAAAGGACTGTATTGCCTGCCGTACACCGCATCTCCAGCTGA
- the larB gene encoding nickel pincer cofactor biosynthesis protein LarB, giving the protein MTQPEALRSLLEAVANGKVTPDKALDSLKNLAYEPVGEFAKIDHHRHLRTGFPEVIWGPGKTPEQIARIMEVMRQRNPVVMATRIEPSVYALLQPKIRDLHYYESARICAIAPSTIEPQFEGVIGILSAGTADLPVAEEAAVTAELSGFRVMRLWDVGVAGIHRLLSNRHLIEAASVLIVVAGMEGALPSVVAGLANCPVIAVPTSVGYGASFGGLAPLLTMLNSCAAGVGVVNIDNGFGAAVLAGQILRTAEKLRMASQES; this is encoded by the coding sequence GTGACCCAACCTGAAGCTTTGCGATCGCTCCTCGAAGCGGTTGCCAATGGTAAAGTTACCCCAGATAAGGCGTTAGATTCTCTCAAGAATTTAGCCTATGAACCTGTGGGTGAGTTTGCCAAAATTGACCATCACCGTCATCTGAGAACTGGTTTCCCTGAAGTAATTTGGGGACCAGGTAAAACACCAGAACAAATTGCGCGAATTATGGAGGTGATGCGCCAACGCAATCCGGTAGTCATGGCTACCCGCATTGAACCAAGCGTTTACGCCTTATTGCAGCCAAAGATTAGAGATTTACACTACTACGAATCGGCAAGAATTTGTGCGATCGCTCCCTCTACTATCGAACCTCAGTTTGAGGGAGTTATCGGCATTCTTTCAGCTGGTACTGCTGACTTACCTGTGGCGGAAGAAGCAGCCGTCACAGCTGAACTGTCTGGTTTTCGCGTAATGCGTCTTTGGGATGTGGGGGTGGCGGGTATTCATCGCCTGTTAAGTAACCGTCATCTAATTGAAGCCGCATCAGTATTGATTGTTGTCGCTGGGATGGAAGGTGCTTTACCCAGCGTCGTGGCTGGTTTGGCTAATTGCCCTGTAATTGCTGTACCTACCAGCGTGGGTTATGGCGCTAGTTTTGGCGGTTTAGCGCCTTTGTTGACAATGCTTAACTCTTGTGCTGCGGGTGTAGGAGTAGTGAATATTGATAATGGGTTTGGTGCAGCCGTCTTAGCTGGGCAAATTTTGCGGACAGCAGAGAAATTGCGGATGGCATCACAAGAATCTTGA